Proteins encoded in a region of the Veillonella parvula genome:
- a CDS encoding helix-turn-helix transcriptional regulator — translation MASKKAVLVYILEILKDETDANHTLSQEEIRSILAERYEVSVDRKTLGRHLNDLYESGDFGIQCEESAVGADGTIRRTDFYMIHTFEDSELRLLIDGILASRHITASQRKDLIGRVAKLGSSYFKPHGIDIESNTEYLHRSQDLFLNIDLIEEAIQKGRKISLAYCQPDVDKRLHINLGPDHKERKYVFNPFQLVMNRGHYYLVGNHENYDDMSTLRVDRIAHVTVLNERRKPLREIKGYQQQRTFNVSQYVKEHIYMFGGESITVTFKAKRSIVNQILDWFDGNVEFTNITADNVVCRVRVNHDAFKYWALQYMQSVKVLTPASLVTEVKAAIEEGLHQYS, via the coding sequence ATGGCATCTAAAAAGGCAGTTCTAGTATACATACTGGAAATCCTGAAAGACGAAACAGATGCTAATCATACGTTATCTCAAGAGGAGATTCGCAGTATATTAGCCGAACGGTACGAGGTATCCGTCGATCGGAAAACCTTAGGCCGTCATTTAAATGATTTATATGAATCTGGAGATTTTGGTATTCAATGTGAAGAGTCTGCTGTGGGAGCAGATGGCACCATTAGACGTACTGATTTCTATATGATTCATACCTTTGAAGATTCTGAATTGCGGTTATTGATTGATGGTATATTGGCATCTCGCCATATTACTGCATCTCAACGTAAAGATTTAATCGGGCGTGTTGCAAAATTGGGGAGCTCCTATTTTAAGCCTCATGGTATTGATATTGAAAGTAATACAGAGTACCTTCATAGAAGCCAAGATTTATTTCTTAATATTGATCTCATAGAAGAAGCAATACAAAAGGGTAGAAAAATTTCGTTGGCTTATTGCCAACCGGATGTGGATAAGCGATTACACATTAATCTTGGCCCAGACCATAAGGAACGGAAGTATGTATTTAACCCATTCCAACTAGTAATGAATCGGGGACATTATTACTTGGTGGGAAATCACGAAAATTATGATGACATGTCTACATTACGTGTCGATCGAATTGCACATGTTACGGTGCTAAATGAACGTAGAAAACCTTTACGGGAGATAAAGGGATATCAACAACAACGCACCTTTAACGTGTCACAATACGTAAAGGAACATATTTATATGTTCGGTGGTGAATCTATAACTGTTACTTTTAAAGCTAAACGGTCCATTGTAAATCAAATTTTGGATTGGTTCGATGGCAATGTAGAGTTTACGAATATAACAGCTGATAATGTTGTATGCCGTGTACGTGTTAATCATGACGCCTTTAAATATTGGGCGCTCCAATATATGCAAAGTGTAAAAGTGCTTACTCCAGCCTCTTTAGTGACAGAGGTAAAAGCCGCAATTGAGGAAGGTTTACACCAATACTCATAA
- a CDS encoding methyltransferase regulatory domain-containing protein gives MAKDNTQMTTEDMQQTIYKELGYKSYPFPFTTPAYLEAYGALVGLNTPPAKTARVLELGATYGGNIISQAVFNPEATFVGIELSQDQVEKGNQIISDAKLDNVSLIQGNILNFEESMGTFDYIIAHGFYSWISDEMKDKLLNIISNHLADNGIAYVSYNTYPGWHTMEEVRQLMLFANREQDNLTHKEKVLRGKTVGSLVGAQILNYDNLKERNSKFLGALRSVMQKDDYYVGHDHLEPHNDPCYFYQFNDHLKAHNLAYVCDADLTLSMVRTYDESIADKLEQLAPNSQADQEQYLDFILDTTFRKSIICKASVAKDINFAVANPAEVNTIPVRTIVNSFVFQILFDEEALEMFENVLVRDTFQALIKDGGTFNMIEALAILKAAHEAAHASDDELEPAVCSLYRAVVEHMVRGGIRFYKTFPVKEEYMEGLSYIPARFTNFVKAIVHGGSEYMYGADMFNDAIGDISEEDLLFMELLNKPKAKSTVIKKIKEALFSADQSQTTKHQNAMAEAFYNELTTRMEQLGFIRSKKTGSIS, from the coding sequence ATGGCTAAGGATAATACACAAATGACAACGGAAGACATGCAACAAACGATATATAAAGAGTTAGGCTATAAATCCTATCCATTTCCTTTTACGACGCCGGCCTATTTAGAAGCGTATGGTGCTCTTGTAGGGCTAAATACTCCACCTGCGAAGACAGCTCGCGTTCTTGAACTAGGTGCTACTTATGGCGGTAATATTATTTCTCAAGCCGTATTTAATCCAGAGGCGACCTTTGTAGGTATTGAGCTTTCACAAGACCAAGTAGAGAAGGGCAATCAAATCATCAGTGATGCCAAACTAGATAATGTATCCTTGATACAAGGAAACATCTTGAATTTTGAGGAATCGATGGGGACCTTCGATTACATTATTGCCCATGGATTCTACTCTTGGATTAGTGATGAAATGAAGGATAAATTGCTCAATATTATTTCTAATCATTTGGCGGATAATGGTATTGCCTATGTGTCGTACAATACGTATCCAGGCTGGCATACTATGGAAGAGGTTCGTCAGCTTATGCTATTTGCTAATCGTGAACAAGATAATTTGACTCATAAGGAAAAGGTATTGCGCGGGAAGACCGTAGGTAGTCTTGTGGGTGCTCAGATTCTTAACTATGATAATCTTAAAGAACGAAATAGTAAATTCCTTGGTGCATTGCGCTCTGTTATGCAAAAGGATGACTATTATGTAGGTCATGACCATTTAGAACCTCATAATGATCCATGCTATTTCTATCAATTCAATGACCACTTGAAAGCGCATAATCTTGCTTATGTATGTGATGCAGATCTTACACTATCTATGGTTCGTACCTATGATGAAAGTATTGCAGATAAATTAGAGCAATTGGCACCTAATAGCCAAGCGGATCAAGAACAATATTTAGATTTTATATTAGATACAACATTCCGCAAGTCGATTATTTGTAAAGCTAGCGTTGCAAAAGATATCAATTTTGCTGTTGCAAATCCGGCTGAAGTGAATACAATTCCTGTTCGCACTATTGTAAATAGCTTTGTTTTCCAAATTCTCTTTGATGAGGAAGCACTGGAAATGTTTGAAAATGTACTCGTAAGAGATACCTTCCAAGCGCTTATTAAAGATGGTGGTACGTTCAATATGATTGAGGCCCTAGCTATTTTGAAAGCAGCCCATGAGGCAGCTCATGCATCTGATGATGAATTAGAACCTGCTGTATGTAGCTTGTATCGTGCTGTAGTAGAGCATATGGTACGTGGTGGTATTCGCTTCTATAAAACATTCCCTGTAAAAGAAGAGTATATGGAGGGCTTATCTTATATTCCTGCCCGTTTTACAAACTTTGTAAAAGCTATTGTTCATGGTGGCAGTGAATATATGTATGGAGCAGATATGTTCAATGATGCTATTGGTGATATTTCTGAAGAGGATTTATTATTTATGGAGTTGTTGAACAAACCAAAAGCGAAATCTACGGTAATTAAAAAGATTAAAGAGGCTCTCTTTAGTGCAGATCAGTCTCAAACTACAAAGCATCAAAATGCCATGGCTGAAGCTTTTTATAATGAATTAACAACGCGTATGGAACAATTAGGCTTTATTAGAAGTAAGAAAACAGGTAGTATTTCCTAA
- the nifJ gene encoding pyruvate:ferredoxin (flavodoxin) oxidoreductase has translation MSRKFKTMDGNQAAAHVSYGFTEVAAIYPITPSSPMPEHIDEWAASGRKNIFGNTVQVVEMQSEAGAAAATHGSLQAGALTTTFTSSQGLLLMLPNLYKVAGELLPGVFQVAARALAAHALAIFGDHQDVMAARAAGCAMLAESSVQEVMDLSAVAHLTAIKTRVPFINFFDGFRTSHEIQKIQIWDYEDLKPLVDMDAVKAFRKNALNPDAPVTRGTAENPDVYFQHREASNKFYLNVPDVVEHYMNEVNKLAGTNYQLFNYHGAPDATDVVVTMGSSAQVVESTVDYLNKLGRKVGFINVHLFRPFATDRLLKALPKTVERIAVLDRTKEPGALAEPLFLDVQAAVVDGGRNVKVIAGRYGLSSKDVIPADIVAVFDNLAAENGKKFFTLGINDDVTFLSLDRAEGVEVETPGLTECKFWGFGSDGTVGANKSAIKIIGDHTDMYAQAYFDYDSKKSGGVTMSHLRFGKNPINLPYLITEPQFVACHRQSYVHEYDLIRGIKKGGTFLLNCTWSPEELDEHLPAKLRRQIAEKELNFYIINAAKIASEIGLGGRINMVTQAAFFKLTEIIPVDDAVKYLKESVVTSYGKKGQNIVDMNNAAIDQGVNALVKVDVPASWKDAVDDGNHAVKPGCESCPSFVQNIAQPINAQAGYDLPVSKFSGYEDGTLPAGTAKFEKRGPALFVPKWLPENCIQCNQCSFVCPHATIRPILATEAEVAAAPEHFDTIPALGAKDLQFRIAVSPLDCLGCGNCVDICPAPKGKAIVMTSIDTEIEQAEAWNYGVNLPVKENPMKKETVKGSQFEQPLFEFSGACAGCGETPYAKLLTQLFGDRMMIANATGCSSIWGASMPASPYTTNQQGHGPSWANSLFEDNAEYGYGMYIGVKKIRQQLVELAAKAVETATGELKDALEQWIEFANLGAATRQRSERLVAAIEAEGATTPELKEILEKKQFLIKRSHWIFGGDGWAYDIGFGGVDHVLASGEDVNIFVFDTEVYSNTGGQASKSTNVAAVAQFAASGKRTKKKDLGMMAMSYGYVYVAQVAMGADKNQLMKAVTEAEAYPGPSLIIAYSPCINHGIKAGMGKAQEEQRKAVAAGYWDLYRYNPQLKEEGKNPFSLDSKEPTESFQDFLKGEVRYASLAKAAPDVAEELFAKTEKDAKERRLSYVRLQKGFEDVK, from the coding sequence ATGAGTCGTAAATTTAAAACTATGGACGGCAACCAAGCGGCTGCTCACGTTTCTTATGGTTTTACAGAAGTTGCTGCGATTTATCCAATCACACCATCTTCTCCAATGCCAGAACACATTGATGAATGGGCTGCATCTGGTCGAAAAAACATCTTCGGCAACACTGTTCAAGTTGTAGAAATGCAATCTGAAGCAGGTGCTGCTGCTGCAACCCACGGTTCTTTACAAGCTGGTGCATTAACAACAACTTTCACATCTTCCCAAGGTTTGTTATTGATGCTTCCTAACTTATATAAAGTAGCAGGTGAATTACTTCCAGGTGTATTCCAAGTAGCTGCTCGTGCATTGGCTGCACATGCTTTGGCTATCTTTGGTGACCACCAAGACGTAATGGCTGCTCGTGCAGCTGGCTGTGCTATGTTAGCTGAATCCTCTGTACAAGAAGTAATGGACTTGTCCGCTGTAGCTCACTTGACAGCTATTAAAACTCGCGTACCTTTCATCAACTTCTTTGACGGTTTCCGTACATCCCACGAAATTCAAAAAATTCAAATCTGGGACTATGAAGATTTAAAACCATTGGTTGACATGGATGCTGTTAAAGCGTTCCGTAAAAATGCTTTAAATCCAGATGCTCCTGTAACTCGTGGTACTGCAGAAAACCCTGACGTTTACTTCCAACATCGTGAAGCATCCAACAAATTCTACTTGAACGTTCCTGACGTTGTAGAACACTACATGAACGAAGTTAACAAATTGGCAGGTACTAACTACCAATTGTTTAACTATCATGGTGCTCCTGATGCTACTGACGTTGTTGTAACTATGGGTTCTTCCGCTCAAGTTGTAGAATCCACCGTGGATTACCTCAACAAATTGGGCCGCAAAGTTGGTTTTATCAACGTTCATTTGTTCCGCCCATTCGCAACAGATCGTTTGTTGAAAGCTCTTCCTAAAACTGTAGAACGCATTGCAGTTCTTGACCGTACTAAAGAACCAGGTGCTTTGGCTGAACCATTGTTCTTAGACGTACAAGCAGCTGTAGTTGACGGTGGCCGTAATGTAAAAGTTATCGCTGGTCGTTATGGTTTGAGCTCCAAAGACGTTATCCCTGCAGACATCGTTGCTGTATTCGATAATTTAGCTGCTGAAAATGGTAAGAAATTCTTCACATTGGGTATCAATGATGATGTTACATTCTTGTCCTTAGATCGTGCTGAAGGCGTAGAAGTTGAAACTCCTGGTTTGACTGAATGTAAATTCTGGGGCTTCGGTTCTGACGGTACTGTAGGTGCGAATAAATCCGCTATCAAAATCATCGGTGACCACACTGATATGTATGCTCAAGCATACTTTGACTACGACTCCAAAAAATCTGGTGGCGTAACAATGTCTCACCTTCGTTTTGGTAAAAATCCAATCAACTTGCCTTACTTGATTACTGAACCTCAATTCGTAGCATGTCACCGTCAATCTTATGTACATGAATACGACTTGATTCGCGGCATCAAAAAAGGCGGTACATTCTTATTGAACTGTACTTGGTCTCCTGAAGAATTGGATGAACATTTACCTGCTAAATTACGTCGTCAAATCGCAGAAAAAGAATTGAACTTCTACATCATCAATGCTGCGAAAATCGCTTCCGAAATCGGTTTGGGCGGTCGTATCAACATGGTAACGCAAGCTGCATTCTTCAAATTGACTGAAATCATCCCTGTAGATGATGCTGTTAAATACCTTAAAGAATCCGTAGTAACTTCTTACGGTAAAAAAGGTCAAAATATCGTTGACATGAACAATGCTGCTATCGATCAAGGTGTTAACGCTTTGGTAAAAGTAGATGTTCCTGCTAGCTGGAAAGACGCAGTAGATGATGGCAATCATGCAGTTAAACCTGGTTGCGAATCTTGCCCATCCTTCGTTCAAAATATTGCACAACCAATCAATGCACAAGCTGGTTATGATCTTCCTGTATCCAAATTCTCTGGCTATGAAGATGGTACATTACCTGCTGGTACTGCTAAATTCGAAAAACGCGGTCCTGCATTGTTCGTTCCAAAATGGTTGCCTGAAAACTGTATTCAATGTAACCAATGTTCCTTCGTATGTCCACATGCTACAATTCGTCCAATTTTGGCAACTGAAGCAGAAGTGGCTGCAGCTCCAGAACATTTCGATACAATCCCTGCATTGGGTGCTAAAGATCTTCAATTCCGTATCGCTGTATCCCCATTAGATTGCTTGGGTTGCGGTAACTGTGTTGATATCTGTCCAGCTCCTAAAGGCAAAGCTATCGTGATGACATCCATCGATACTGAAATCGAACAAGCTGAAGCTTGGAACTATGGTGTTAACCTTCCTGTAAAAGAAAATCCTATGAAGAAGGAAACTGTTAAAGGTTCCCAATTTGAACAACCATTGTTCGAATTCTCCGGTGCTTGCGCAGGTTGTGGTGAAACTCCTTATGCTAAATTGTTAACTCAATTGTTCGGTGACCGTATGATGATTGCCAATGCAACTGGTTGTTCCTCCATCTGGGGTGCTTCCATGCCTGCATCTCCATACACAACTAACCAACAAGGTCATGGTCCTTCTTGGGCAAACTCCTTGTTCGAAGATAATGCTGAGTATGGTTATGGTATGTACATCGGCGTTAAGAAAATCCGCCAACAATTAGTAGAATTGGCTGCTAAAGCAGTTGAAACTGCTACTGGCGAATTGAAAGACGCTTTAGAACAATGGATTGAATTTGCTAACCTTGGTGCAGCTACTCGTCAACGTTCCGAACGTTTAGTAGCAGCTATCGAAGCTGAAGGCGCTACAACTCCTGAATTGAAAGAAATTCTTGAGAAAAAACAATTCTTGATCAAACGTTCTCACTGGATCTTCGGTGGTGACGGCTGGGCATACGACATCGGCTTCGGCGGTGTTGACCATGTATTAGCTTCTGGCGAAGACGTAAACATCTTCGTATTCGATACTGAAGTATACTCCAACACTGGTGGTCAAGCATCTAAATCCACTAACGTAGCAGCAGTTGCTCAATTCGCAGCTTCTGGTAAACGTACTAAGAAGAAAGACCTTGGCATGATGGCTATGTCTTATGGTTATGTATACGTAGCACAAGTAGCTATGGGTGCAGACAAAAACCAATTGATGAAAGCTGTTACAGAAGCTGAAGCATATCCAGGTCCATCCTTGATCATCGCTTACAGCCCATGTATCAACCATGGTATCAAAGCTGGTATGGGTAAAGCTCAAGAAGAACAACGTAAAGCAGTTGCAGCTGGTTACTGGGATCTTTACAGATACAACCCTCAACTTAAAGAAGAAGGTAAAAATCCATTCTCCTTGGATTCCAAAGAACCAACTGAAAGCTTCCAAGACTTCCTTAAAGGTGAAGTACGTTACGCTTCCTTGGCTAAAGCAGCTCCAGACGTTGCAGAAGAATTATTCGCTAAAACTGAAAAAGACGCTAAAGAACGTCGCTTAAGCTATGTTCGCTTGCAAAAAGGTTTTGAAGACGTAAAATAA
- a CDS encoding LysR family transcriptional regulator encodes MDFHHLKYFVEVADQKSFSKAARNLHISQSAISRTIKALEDELGVVLFMRNAKSVELTDGGTIFLTHAKRVVFMFEHLKTDFENEFRLEQGSIRIGIPPITDAPIFAQLLGEFKKVYPQIELELYEQGSKKVEISVQEGLIDIGIICTKPNPKEFESFYLTSDPLSVIIPKSSPLAKEKEIRLEMLADESFVLHKDDFNLHDEIIKACKHTGFQPHIVFETSQRDLMLQTVSANLAIALLPSRLCPEVGENTEVGSKVVVRPLVPEIIHTLYVIWKKGHYLSHASRLWLDFVNSKLPLPGLQLEDRQ; translated from the coding sequence ATGGATTTTCATCATTTGAAATACTTCGTTGAAGTAGCTGATCAAAAAAGCTTTAGTAAGGCTGCAAGGAATTTACACATCTCCCAATCTGCAATCAGCCGTACAATTAAAGCTTTAGAAGACGAACTTGGTGTTGTTCTCTTCATGCGTAATGCTAAATCTGTAGAACTTACTGATGGGGGTACCATCTTCTTAACCCACGCTAAACGCGTTGTGTTTATGTTTGAACATCTAAAAACTGATTTTGAAAACGAGTTTCGTTTGGAGCAAGGTTCCATCAGAATTGGTATTCCACCAATTACTGATGCTCCCATTTTTGCCCAGTTATTAGGTGAATTTAAAAAAGTATATCCACAAATCGAATTGGAACTCTACGAACAAGGTTCTAAAAAGGTTGAGATCAGCGTTCAGGAAGGTTTAATTGATATTGGCATCATCTGTACTAAACCAAACCCTAAAGAATTTGAATCTTTCTACCTTACAAGTGACCCACTATCCGTTATCATTCCTAAATCTAGCCCTTTGGCAAAAGAAAAAGAAATTCGCTTAGAAATGCTAGCTGATGAATCCTTTGTATTGCATAAAGACGATTTCAACTTACATGATGAAATCATCAAAGCTTGTAAACACACCGGCTTCCAACCGCATATCGTGTTTGAAACGAGCCAACGTGACCTCATGTTACAAACGGTTAGTGCAAACCTTGCTATTGCATTATTACCATCTCGCCTCTGCCCTGAGGTAGGTGAAAATACGGAGGTTGGTTCTAAGGTTGTCGTAAGACCTCTCGTACCTGAAATTATTCATACCCTTTATGTAATTTGGAAAAAGGGTCATTACCTCTCCCACGCTTCTCGCTTGTGGTTAGACTTCGTAAACTCCAAATTACCATTACCTGGATTACAACTCGAGGATCGTCAATAA
- a CDS encoding SAP domain-containing protein, with protein MKECRPKFDEITSFDEFKKYYWYRDELSQICKSLGLEYRGIKQELNHIIEQYFKGNLIKKSSIKNRKKQVENITLDTPLLECNFSFNTKFREYFSDLIGVSRFKFNADMATAWRKVKSEKNISFTIGDLLKVYYGESDYAKYDNSACQWNQFFKDFCADECSGNYSNKLKVASIIWKEVRDSKNEKIYSKDLLSEYAYKLEAYRK; from the coding sequence TTGAAAGAGTGTAGACCTAAGTTTGATGAAATTACATCGTTTGATGAATTTAAAAAATATTATTGGTATCGTGATGAACTTTCACAAATATGTAAATCATTAGGATTAGAATATAGGGGAATAAAACAAGAACTCAATCATATTATTGAGCAGTACTTTAAAGGCAATTTAATTAAAAAATCATCAATAAAAAATAGAAAAAAACAAGTGGAAAATATTACTTTAGATACACCATTACTTGAATGTAATTTTTCTTTTAATACGAAGTTTAGAGAATATTTTTCTGATTTAATAGGTGTTTCACGATTTAAATTTAATGCTGATATGGCTACTGCTTGGAGAAAAGTAAAAAGTGAAAAAAATATTAGCTTTACCATTGGAGATTTGCTGAAAGTATATTATGGTGAATCAGATTATGCAAAGTATGACAATTCGGCTTGTCAATGGAATCAATTTTTTAAGGATTTTTGTGCAGACGAATGTAGTGGCAATTATTCGAATAAATTAAAAGTAGCATCTATTATTTGGAAAGAAGTTAGAGATTCAAAAAATGAAAAAATCTATTCAAAGGATCTTTTAAGTGAATATGCATATAAATTAGAAGCGTATCGCAAGTAG
- a CDS encoding MFS transporter, translating into MNSSTPEPQSGAIDFKDFTKRRMLHVVLPLFIVSIIAFLDRVNIAYAGLTMKENLPWLTPEVFGMGAGIFFIGYVLFEVPASLIAARCNAMHWVARIMFSWGLVCILMTTMTTELEFYVYRFLLGLCEASLYPVIYSLLIPNWFLPKERAKAISLMLTSLLFSNIIGGPLAGILLDTTFFGLHGWRTLFIVEAIPAVIFAFIFAFWMKERPEHASWVTDAEKVYIKAELEKEEQQKQAIKKYTTWQALKDPKVLRLALIYFLWVIGFWGFSFWMPQVLKSLSGWPPSVVAWSIAIPMTAALLVQIYCGYSSEKRNEKRWHVATTLFIGTIGFLATPHSPSPEVSLFFICLTAVGVYGGMGVWWTMPTTFLSGAAAAGAMGLINSSGNMGGWVGPYMLGFINGHTGSFDYGYYVMGACMFLAGLLILTLPKSMEHKED; encoded by the coding sequence ATGAACTCATCTACACCAGAGCCTCAAAGTGGGGCCATCGATTTCAAAGACTTTACAAAGCGGCGTATGCTACACGTAGTCTTACCTTTATTTATTGTTTCCATCATTGCCTTTTTAGACCGTGTTAATATTGCCTATGCAGGCTTGACCATGAAAGAGAATTTACCATGGTTAACGCCAGAGGTATTCGGTATGGGGGCCGGTATTTTCTTTATTGGCTACGTTTTATTTGAAGTGCCAGCATCCTTAATAGCTGCTCGCTGTAACGCTATGCATTGGGTGGCGCGTATCATGTTTAGTTGGGGTCTCGTATGTATTCTTATGACGACGATGACCACTGAGTTGGAATTTTATGTTTATCGATTTTTACTTGGTCTATGTGAGGCTTCTTTATATCCTGTAATTTATTCATTACTCATTCCAAATTGGTTCTTGCCAAAGGAGCGCGCGAAGGCAATCTCCTTGATGTTGACGTCTTTATTGTTCTCTAACATCATTGGTGGGCCATTGGCAGGTATTTTATTGGATACAACGTTCTTTGGTCTACATGGTTGGCGTACACTCTTTATCGTTGAAGCCATTCCTGCCGTGATCTTTGCGTTCATTTTCGCATTCTGGATGAAAGAACGTCCTGAACATGCATCTTGGGTAACTGATGCAGAAAAGGTATATATTAAAGCTGAACTTGAAAAAGAAGAGCAACAAAAGCAAGCCATAAAGAAATATACTACTTGGCAAGCGTTAAAAGACCCAAAAGTATTGCGCTTAGCGTTAATCTATTTCTTGTGGGTTATTGGTTTCTGGGGCTTTAGTTTTTGGATGCCTCAAGTTCTTAAAAGCTTATCTGGATGGCCACCAAGTGTGGTAGCATGGTCTATTGCTATTCCAATGACAGCTGCTTTACTTGTACAAATATACTGTGGTTACTCTTCTGAAAAACGCAATGAAAAACGTTGGCACGTTGCTACTACATTGTTTATTGGTACTATTGGATTCTTAGCAACACCACACAGTCCGTCTCCAGAAGTTAGCTTATTCTTTATATGCTTAACTGCAGTAGGTGTTTACGGTGGTATGGGTGTATGGTGGACCATGCCAACAACCTTCTTATCTGGCGCTGCTGCAGCGGGGGCGATGGGACTCATTAACTCTTCAGGTAACATGGGGGGCTGGGTAGGTCCTTATATGCTTGGATTCATCAATGGTCACACTGGTAGCTTTGATTATGGCTACTATGTAATGGGGGCTTGTATGTTCCTTGCTGGTCTATTAATTTTGACACTTCCAAAATCTATGGAGCATAAAGAGGATTAA
- a CDS encoding cupin domain-containing protein, whose protein sequence is MSNQRIFDMELVKVESLEKAVRTPFYQTDSTGGSVWVIKPGQTLPKHYHHNSDDIWVILQGKGVFYPTPDTEVPFTKGQVIVSKKGECHGAKNTGTEDVIFVSIVAPVPADYDPVSTN, encoded by the coding sequence ATGAGTAATCAACGTATTTTTGACATGGAACTTGTGAAAGTTGAAAGTTTGGAGAAAGCTGTTAGGACTCCATTTTATCAAACTGATTCCACAGGTGGCTCAGTATGGGTTATTAAACCTGGGCAAACCTTACCAAAGCATTACCATCATAACTCTGATGATATATGGGTTATATTGCAAGGTAAGGGGGTATTTTATCCAACGCCTGATACAGAGGTGCCTTTTACAAAGGGACAAGTTATAGTATCTAAAAAGGGTGAATGTCATGGCGCAAAAAATACTGGGACAGAAGATGTTATCTTTGTAAGTATCGTTGCTCCTGTGCCTGCTGATTATGATCCTGTTAGTACAAATTAA
- a CDS encoding DUF4261 domain-containing protein, producing the protein MTQVFKQDLTDDSVRPGGLFFVELLMPKQCDMPNRDTMVEVFTKHLGPVDCFSYGVESAGFAPQNYKVHYEDNDADISPTLMVTNCEKIDKPVLDDFTRSQVWDCPNVDDLLDECQYRVFATDMLASGLEPKERADMLVKYVDALLELYPSCKAVVFGPSRKFLSRETIENHPDKAVTRFIYYAVNVRYFSIQGTDDMMVDTIGMNTLFYPDLQYHFHGMNPDEIVNHAYSVLYYIFEHDNPIDDGQTIAGLENGDMNPDIKWAVQYEDSLIQPVRTVIDINMGEYASGTR; encoded by the coding sequence ATGACTCAAGTATTTAAACAAGATTTAACAGATGATTCTGTTCGCCCTGGCGGTTTGTTTTTCGTTGAGTTATTAATGCCAAAGCAGTGTGATATGCCTAATCGAGATACAATGGTAGAGGTATTCACAAAGCATTTAGGTCCTGTTGATTGCTTTAGTTATGGCGTTGAATCTGCTGGTTTTGCACCTCAGAATTATAAGGTTCATTACGAGGATAACGATGCAGATATTTCACCAACCTTGATGGTGACGAATTGTGAAAAAATCGACAAACCTGTACTAGATGATTTTACACGTAGTCAGGTTTGGGATTGTCCAAATGTAGATGACTTGCTAGATGAGTGCCAATATAGAGTATTTGCTACAGACATGTTAGCTTCGGGTTTAGAACCTAAAGAACGAGCTGATATGCTCGTGAAATATGTAGATGCGTTGTTAGAGTTATATCCATCCTGTAAGGCCGTTGTCTTTGGTCCATCTCGTAAGTTCTTAAGTCGAGAAACCATTGAAAATCATCCTGATAAAGCTGTAACACGTTTTATTTATTATGCCGTAAATGTGCGATATTTTAGCATTCAAGGCACAGATGACATGATGGTTGATACGATAGGTATGAACACCTTATTCTACCCTGATTTGCAGTATCACTTTCACGGTATGAACCCCGATGAAATTGTAAATCATGCGTATAGTGTATTGTATTATATCTTTGAGCACGATAATCCTATTGATGACGGGCAAACGATTGCAGGCTTAGAAAATGGAGATATGAATCCAGATATTAAATGGGCGGTTCAGTATGAGGACTCCTTAATTCAACCTGTTCGAACTGTTATAGATATTAATATGGGAGAATATGCATCGGGTACTCGTTAG